In Candidatus Margulisiibacteriota bacterium, one DNA window encodes the following:
- a CDS encoding thioredoxin family protein, which yields MEIKVLGPGCANCQDLERRVKQALAELKVEQITAWLQAVGK from the coding sequence ATGGAAATTAAAGTATTGGGCCCCGGATGCGCGAATTGCCAGGATCTCGAGCGGCGGGTCAAGCAAGCGCTCGCCGAGTTAAAAGTTGAACAGATCACGGCCTGGCTCCAGGCCGTGGGGAAATAA
- a CDS encoding DUF933 domain-containing protein, which produces MKVTLLGLPQAGQQQLFSLLTGIPLDNIIQKPLDAHPGVCDVRDPRIAKLSSMFKPKKTTYTKIEFLLLPDFDLQGPQKDFLVAQLKNADELCFVVRSENADKEVASFLSELLIYDLMLAEKRLENIEKEQRRKVSPQNEKEKELIQKCKTALDQEKPLIGLPFDPEQLKLLRAYQFLTLKAVVIALNVPEDKLKEPLAEQIRAKFKLPAVQLCAETEAEISRLEPADQAEFMKELGIDEPALNKISRLAFEGLGLISYFTVGEDEVRAWPVRKGATAQEAGSIIHSDIAKGFVRAELMKYDDFIAAGSEAKLKELGKFSLKGKDYLVEDGDLLSFRFNV; this is translated from the coding sequence ATGAAGGTTACTTTACTCGGGTTGCCGCAGGCCGGACAACAACAGCTCTTCTCCCTGCTGACCGGGATCCCGCTGGATAATATTATCCAGAAGCCGCTCGACGCCCACCCGGGAGTTTGCGATGTGCGTGACCCGCGCATCGCCAAGTTGAGCTCCATGTTCAAGCCAAAAAAGACGACCTATACCAAGATCGAGTTTCTCCTCCTCCCCGACTTCGATCTGCAAGGACCGCAGAAAGATTTCCTGGTCGCCCAGCTCAAGAACGCCGATGAGCTCTGTTTTGTCGTCCGTTCCGAAAATGCCGATAAAGAGGTCGCCTCTTTCCTCTCCGAACTGCTGATCTACGACCTGATGCTGGCGGAAAAAAGACTGGAGAATATCGAGAAGGAACAGCGCCGCAAAGTCTCCCCGCAGAACGAGAAGGAGAAAGAGCTGATCCAGAAGTGCAAGACTGCTCTCGACCAGGAAAAGCCGCTGATCGGCCTCCCTTTTGACCCGGAACAGCTGAAACTCCTCCGCGCTTACCAGTTCCTGACGCTAAAGGCGGTCGTCATCGCCCTCAATGTGCCGGAAGATAAGCTGAAGGAGCCGCTGGCCGAGCAGATCAGGGCCAAGTTCAAGCTCCCGGCGGTCCAGCTTTGCGCCGAGACCGAAGCGGAGATCAGCCGCCTCGAGCCGGCCGACCAGGCGGAATTCATGAAAGAGCTGGGGATCGACGAACCGGCACTGAACAAGATCAGCCGGCTCGCTTTTGAAGGTTTAGGCCTGATCTCCTATTTCACGGTCGGCGAGGATGAGGTCCGCGCCTGGCCGGTCCGCAAAGGGGCGACCGCCCAGGAGGCCGGCAGTATCATCCATTCCGATATCGCCAAAGGGTTTGTCCGGGCGGAACTGATGAAATACGACGACTTTATCGCCGCCGGCTCCGAGGCTAAACTGAAAGAGCTCGGCAAGTTCTCCCTCAAGGGAAAAGATTACCTGGTCGAGGACGGCGACCTGCTTAGCTTTCGCTTCAACGTTTAA
- a CDS encoding ABC transporter permease, producing the protein MALLELKNVCKNYLIGGEIVVPALKNATLNIDAGEFVAIMGASGSGKSTLLAILGLLDKADSGEIRLLGREIGRLSDNDYAHLRNKFFGFIFQSFNLLPRLNIVANAQLPLIYSGQTGKEDQARVNELLQKVGLGDRLRHQPNQLSGGQQQRVAVVRALVNQPLVILADEPTGNLDSKSSAEIITLLKDLNAEGKTIIMVTHEPNFAEAATRIIRLKDGEVVEDLKKSAPNPAAAGGAVFSLHNAQSNLLSWRRLKNYIFEALVSLANNKLRSLLSILGVLIGVAAVIAMLAMGSGAQKQVEQNLAALGTNLLSVRGSSPQRGISQGGDSGVRFTLADLEAIKKVEGVERAVPYVNGRAQIVFGGRNWNTQVVGTSPDFQSVRDSVPAQGRFFTEAEIRTKAKVAVLGQQVVDQLFGESNPLGKWVRINRINFLVIGQLPVKGSSGFQNQDDRVIIPVATAMSRLVGTEYVNSFDIKVNSTEQLESVQKEIPPLLIALHRLQPTQVDQIDVRNMADIQKAAGEMASTFALLLGGVAAVSLLVGGIGIMNIMLVMVMERTHEIGLRKALGAENGDILMQFMVEAVLICVLGGAVGSLLGILISWAISTFAGWNVLISLWSIVLAFTFSALTGLVFGLWPAWRAAQLQPIEALRYE; encoded by the coding sequence TTGGCCCTGCTTGAGCTAAAGAATGTCTGCAAGAATTACCTGATCGGCGGGGAGATCGTCGTCCCCGCCCTGAAGAACGCCACGCTCAATATCGACGCGGGCGAGTTTGTGGCGATCATGGGAGCGTCCGGCTCCGGGAAATCGACCCTGCTGGCCATTCTAGGTTTGCTCGATAAGGCCGACAGCGGCGAGATCCGGCTCCTCGGGCGGGAGATCGGCCGGTTAAGCGACAATGACTACGCTCATCTGCGCAATAAGTTCTTCGGTTTTATTTTCCAGTCTTTCAATCTCCTCCCCCGCCTCAACATTGTGGCCAACGCCCAGTTGCCGCTCATCTACAGCGGACAGACCGGGAAGGAAGACCAAGCCCGCGTCAACGAACTGCTGCAGAAGGTCGGCCTGGGTGATCGTCTCCGTCACCAGCCGAACCAGCTCTCCGGCGGCCAGCAGCAGCGGGTCGCCGTCGTCCGGGCGCTGGTCAACCAGCCGCTCGTCATTTTGGCCGACGAACCGACCGGCAACCTTGATTCTAAGTCGTCGGCCGAGATCATCACTCTATTAAAAGATTTGAACGCCGAAGGGAAGACGATCATCATGGTCACCCATGAGCCAAATTTCGCGGAAGCGGCCACGCGGATCATTCGCCTGAAAGACGGCGAGGTGGTCGAGGACTTGAAAAAGTCGGCTCCGAACCCGGCGGCGGCCGGCGGAGCGGTGTTCTCCCTGCATAACGCCCAGAGCAATCTCCTTTCCTGGCGCCGGCTGAAGAATTATATTTTCGAAGCGCTCGTCTCCCTGGCCAACAACAAGCTCCGCTCCCTCCTCTCGATCCTCGGCGTCCTGATCGGCGTGGCGGCGGTCATTGCTATGCTAGCCATGGGGAGCGGCGCTCAAAAGCAGGTGGAACAAAACCTGGCCGCCCTCGGCACCAACCTATTATCGGTCCGCGGTTCGTCCCCCCAGCGCGGCATCTCCCAGGGAGGCGACTCCGGTGTCCGCTTTACCCTGGCCGACCTGGAGGCGATCAAGAAAGTCGAAGGGGTTGAGCGGGCCGTTCCTTACGTCAACGGCCGGGCCCAGATCGTTTTTGGCGGCCGCAACTGGAACACCCAGGTCGTCGGCACGAGCCCTGATTTTCAGTCGGTCCGCGATTCCGTCCCCGCCCAGGGACGCTTTTTCACCGAAGCGGAGATCAGGACCAAAGCCAAGGTCGCCGTCCTCGGCCAGCAGGTCGTCGACCAGCTCTTCGGCGAGAGCAACCCGCTCGGCAAGTGGGTCCGGATCAACCGGATAAATTTCCTGGTCATCGGCCAGCTTCCGGTCAAAGGGTCGTCCGGGTTCCAGAACCAGGATGACCGGGTGATCATCCCGGTCGCGACCGCCATGTCCCGCCTGGTCGGGACCGAATACGTCAATTCTTTTGATATCAAGGTCAACTCGACCGAGCAACTGGAGAGCGTTCAGAAAGAGATCCCGCCGTTGCTGATCGCCCTGCATCGCCTGCAGCCGACCCAAGTTGACCAGATCGATGTCCGCAACATGGCCGATATCCAGAAAGCGGCCGGCGAAATGGCCTCAACCTTTGCCCTCCTCCTCGGCGGGGTCGCCGCGGTCAGCCTCCTGGTCGGCGGGATCGGGATCATGAACATCATGCTGGTCATGGTCATGGAGCGGACGCACGAGATCGGCTTAAGAAAAGCTTTAGGCGCGGAAAACGGGGATATCCTGATGCAATTCATGGTCGAAGCGGTCTTGATCTGCGTGCTAGGCGGGGCGGTCGGCTCTCTGCTGGGCATACTTATTTCCTGGGCGATCTCGACCTTCGCCGGCTGGAACGTCTTGATCTCGCTCTGGTCGATCGTCCTCGCCTTCACTTTCTCCGCCCTGACCGGCCTCGTCTTTGGCCTCTGGCCGGCCTGGCGGGCGGCCCAACTCCAGCCGATCGAAGCGCTCCGCTACGAGTAA
- a CDS encoding ankyrin repeat domain-containing protein, giving the protein MIKKIAASFFLLTLIVTLACAEAHPELRVAAREGRLDEVKSIISSGVDVNTLFDNDWTPLMEAAVGGNDQVVSYLLKQGANPDLQNKAGWTALMYAADKERLKVVPLLLKAKAKVNLKDVSGNNALLYAVAKKNTAIAAQLIKAKIDLNAQGEYFENKNWTALLEACDQGDEKTALLLIKSGADPNLASLDGTTPMLWAANRGIFSVVKLLVAKRVDVNYQTSQQHTALMQAAFKDQAAVVEYLLLQGADKTVKNVIGETALAIAKRKNFTKVIELLEK; this is encoded by the coding sequence ATGATCAAAAAAATAGCCGCTTCGTTCTTTCTGCTGACCTTGATAGTTACCCTGGCGTGCGCCGAGGCGCACCCGGAATTGCGCGTCGCCGCGCGCGAAGGCCGGCTGGATGAGGTGAAAAGCATTATTAGCTCGGGGGTGGACGTAAATACCCTTTTTGACAATGACTGGACCCCCTTGATGGAAGCGGCAGTGGGCGGCAATGACCAGGTCGTTTCATACCTGCTTAAGCAAGGGGCCAACCCTGATCTGCAAAATAAGGCTGGCTGGACGGCGTTAATGTACGCGGCTGATAAAGAGCGGCTCAAGGTCGTTCCGTTATTGCTCAAAGCCAAGGCCAAGGTCAACCTCAAGGACGTTTCCGGCAACAACGCCCTGCTCTACGCGGTCGCCAAAAAAAACACGGCTATTGCCGCTCAACTGATCAAAGCCAAGATCGACCTCAACGCCCAAGGCGAATATTTTGAGAACAAGAATTGGACCGCTTTATTGGAAGCCTGCGACCAAGGTGACGAGAAGACCGCCCTGCTTTTGATCAAAAGCGGCGCCGACCCCAACCTGGCGTCGTTAGACGGGACTACCCCGATGCTTTGGGCGGCTAACCGCGGAATATTTTCGGTCGTCAAACTTTTAGTGGCAAAAAGGGTCGACGTAAATTACCAAACCAGCCAACAACACACCGCTTTAATGCAGGCCGCGTTTAAAGACCAGGCAGCGGTGGTTGAATATCTCCTCCTGCAGGGGGCGGATAAGACCGTTAAAAACGTCATAGGCGAGACCGCCCTTGCTATCGCTAAAAGAAAAAACTTCACCAAGGTCATTGAACTGCTGGAAAAATAG
- a CDS encoding class I SAM-dependent methyltransferase: MSNCPLCSAAADLFYDDRGTLFFKCSGCRSIFRDPADELSPETEKKRYEAHNNSPADPGYRSFVDPIIKEVTRRFTPAHHGLDFGAGPVPVITELLREEGYKIEPYDPFFHNDPELLKKTYDYIAACEVIEHFRSPAKEFKLLRSLLKPGGALLCMTELYEEGNDFSKWHYKNDETHRFFYSRPALEWIRDNFGFASLEVEGRLVSWGIS; encoded by the coding sequence ATGAGCAACTGCCCTTTATGTTCTGCCGCGGCTGACCTATTCTACGACGACCGCGGAACCTTATTCTTCAAATGCTCCGGTTGCCGCTCTATCTTTCGCGATCCGGCTGACGAGCTCTCACCGGAAACAGAAAAAAAGCGTTACGAGGCGCATAACAATAGCCCGGCTGACCCGGGTTATCGGTCGTTCGTCGACCCGATCATTAAAGAAGTCACCCGACGCTTCACGCCCGCCCACCATGGCCTTGATTTTGGGGCAGGGCCGGTGCCGGTCATTACCGAACTTTTGCGGGAAGAGGGATATAAGATCGAGCCGTATGATCCGTTCTTCCATAATGACCCGGAGCTACTAAAGAAAACCTATGACTATATTGCGGCTTGCGAGGTGATCGAGCATTTCCGTTCGCCGGCCAAAGAGTTTAAACTCCTCCGCTCGCTCCTTAAGCCGGGTGGGGCGCTCCTTTGTATGACTGAACTTTATGAAGAGGGAAATGATTTCTCAAAATGGCATTACAAGAACGACGAGACCCACCGCTTCTTCTATAGCCGGCCGGCGCTGGAGTGGATACGGGATAACTTTGGTTTCGCTTCGCTGGAGGTTGAGGGGAGGCTGGTTAGCTGGGGGATCAGTTAG
- a CDS encoding permease, with product MFQWFADLVTYDLLRLPKGTHLADSLNFFLYDVPKIYFLLIIIVFFVAIIRTFLPPERIRKMLSHKKEFVGNILAAGLGIFTPFCTCSAIPLFIGMLESGVPLGVTMSFLVASPTVNEVALILLWGLFGWQVALTYIVSGLTIAVVSGLIIGRLKLEKEVEAFVFQVKPTKMDGGQKMTWKDRLDYAVEYVKEIFAQVWLYVMLGVGLGALIHGYVPVDFVTQYAGRGNPFAVLIAVVIGVPLYSNAAGTIPVVQALIGKGLQLGTTLAFMMAVTALSLPEFIILRRVLKPKLLLTFFGTVALGIIAIGYLFNLVF from the coding sequence ATGTTCCAATGGTTTGCCGACTTGGTCACCTATGACCTGCTCAGACTCCCCAAAGGAACCCATCTGGCGGATAGCCTGAACTTCTTCCTCTACGACGTCCCGAAGATCTATTTTCTCCTGATCATCATTGTCTTCTTTGTGGCTATTATTCGGACCTTTCTCCCCCCAGAGCGGATCAGGAAAATGCTTAGCCACAAAAAAGAGTTCGTCGGCAATATCCTGGCGGCCGGGCTCGGGATCTTCACCCCCTTCTGCACCTGCTCGGCCATTCCGCTCTTTATCGGCATGCTGGAATCGGGGGTGCCGCTGGGAGTGACCATGTCTTTTCTCGTCGCCTCCCCCACGGTCAACGAAGTCGCCCTGATCCTCCTTTGGGGTTTATTTGGCTGGCAGGTCGCTCTTACATATATAGTTAGCGGGCTCACCATTGCCGTGGTCAGCGGCCTCATTATTGGGCGTCTTAAGCTGGAAAAAGAGGTCGAAGCATTCGTTTTCCAGGTCAAACCGACCAAAATGGATGGCGGCCAAAAAATGACCTGGAAGGATCGCCTCGACTACGCCGTGGAATACGTCAAAGAGATCTTTGCCCAGGTCTGGTTGTACGTCATGCTCGGCGTTGGTTTGGGAGCGCTGATCCATGGTTATGTTCCGGTCGATTTTGTCACCCAATACGCCGGCCGGGGAAACCCGTTCGCGGTCCTGATCGCGGTCGTGATCGGGGTGCCGCTCTACTCCAACGCGGCAGGAACCATCCCCGTCGTCCAGGCGCTAATCGGCAAAGGATTACAACTCGGCACCACCCTCGCCTTCATGATGGCCGTGACGGCACTCTCGCTTCCGGAATTTATTATCTTACGCCGGGTCCTGAAGCCAAAACTGCTGTTGACCTTTTTCGGCACGGTCGCTTTAGGTATAATAGCGATTGGGTATCTGTTTAACCTGGTGTTTTAA
- a CDS encoding SemiSWEET transporter, with translation MKPDDILLLLGILAGTLTTASFLPQVIKAHTSHHTKDLSLLMFVVLFLGVVLWIVYGALAGSLPVILANSVTLCLVVYLLYLKIKYG, from the coding sequence ATGAAGCCAGACGACATCCTTTTGCTCCTCGGTATTTTAGCCGGGACCCTGACTACGGCCTCTTTTTTGCCTCAAGTTATTAAGGCGCACACCAGCCACCATACCAAGGACCTCTCGCTCTTGATGTTCGTGGTTTTATTCCTTGGTGTTGTGTTGTGGATAGTTTACGGGGCGCTGGCCGGCTCATTGCCAGTCATATTAGCTAACTCGGTCACGCTCTGTCTGGTCGTCTACTTGCTCTATTTAAAGATTAAGTACGGGTAG
- a CDS encoding HlyD family efflux transporter periplasmic adaptor subunit, protein MKHQTSNIKLQTLGILLLGLFILTSCAGKKKQEEYKTGKITRGSILAGIPTSGTVMPRNRLEIKPPISGRIEQVLVNEGDNVSQGQILLWLSSNDRATLLDAARAQGEAEYQKWLEVYKPAPIVAPLNGFIIQRGVEPGQSVGVSDAVLVMADKLIVKAQVDETDIGSIRLGQPVKIVLDAYPQSPLPGHVSHIAYESTVINNVVIYEVDVLPNSVPAYFRSGMSATVNFEQESRSDVLLLPLNALRKRGSNSYVFMKGSDSQIKALQVQTGIENTEHIELISGLKEGAEVIIPTNELAQQLLSRNQRGPNFNPFGRQPAAR, encoded by the coding sequence ATGAAACATCAAACATCCAACATCAAACTTCAAACGTTAGGAATTTTGCTATTAGGGCTTTTTATACTAACATCATGCGCGGGGAAGAAAAAACAGGAAGAATATAAAACGGGCAAGATCACCCGCGGCAGTATCCTGGCCGGGATCCCGACCAGCGGGACCGTTATGCCGCGCAACCGCCTCGAGATCAAGCCGCCGATCTCCGGCCGGATCGAACAGGTCCTGGTCAACGAAGGTGACAATGTTTCCCAGGGCCAGATCCTCCTCTGGCTAAGTTCGAACGATCGGGCTACCCTGCTCGATGCCGCCCGCGCCCAGGGGGAAGCGGAATATCAAAAATGGCTGGAAGTCTACAAACCAGCGCCGATCGTCGCGCCGCTCAACGGTTTTATCATTCAGCGCGGGGTCGAACCGGGCCAGTCGGTCGGGGTCAGTGACGCCGTCCTGGTCATGGCCGACAAACTGATCGTTAAGGCGCAAGTCGACGAGACCGACATCGGCAGCATCCGCCTCGGCCAGCCGGTCAAGATCGTCCTGGACGCTTATCCGCAATCGCCGCTCCCCGGACACGTCAGCCATATCGCCTACGAATCGACCGTTATCAACAATGTCGTCATTTACGAAGTTGATGTCCTTCCCAACAGCGTCCCCGCCTACTTCCGCTCCGGGATGAGCGCCACGGTCAATTTTGAGCAGGAGAGCCGGAGCGATGTTCTCCTCCTGCCGCTCAATGCCCTGCGCAAGCGCGGCAGTAACAGTTATGTTTTCATGAAAGGGAGCGACAGCCAGATCAAAGCCCTGCAAGTGCAGACCGGGATAGAGAATACCGAGCACATTGAGCTGATCTCCGGCTTAAAAGAAGGAGCTGAAGTGATCATTCCGACCAACGAGCTGGCCCAGCAACTCCTTAGCCGGAACCAGCGCGGCCCGAATTTTAATCCTTTCGGCCGCCAGCCGGCCGCGAGGTAA
- a CDS encoding metalloregulator ArsR/SmtB family transcription factor, with the protein MMKRCLLFFKAISDATRQRIFELLEGGELSVGEIAAKMKLTQPNVSHHLSVLKQCGCVRSCRKGKNVIYSVDKEGMVSCCGNFFGQFKIKVEKE; encoded by the coding sequence ATGATGAAACGTTGTCTGCTATTCTTTAAGGCGATATCCGATGCCACCCGGCAGAGGATCTTCGAGCTGTTGGAGGGCGGTGAGCTTTCGGTGGGGGAGATCGCGGCCAAGATGAAGCTGACCCAGCCTAACGTCTCGCACCATTTGAGCGTCCTGAAGCAATGCGGCTGTGTCCGTTCCTGCCGGAAGGGGAAGAATGTGATCTATTCGGTCGACAAGGAAGGGATGGTCAGCTGTTGCGGCAATTTCTTCGGCCAATTCAAGATCAAGGTCGAAAAGGAATAA
- a CDS encoding permease: MKTRVLLKDYFWVIIFALFLLGSSFVGFRPGAAIYANFSQFLLELISFLPLMFLLVGLFDVWIPKERIERHVGQNSSWLGSFWVILLATLQAGPLYGAFPVAYILRKKGASVRNIFIYLGAFSCLKIPLLSFEIGFLGLKFSLLRTVITLPVFFVIGILMEKYLGKDYQLKSVEL; this comes from the coding sequence TTGAAAACCAGAGTGTTGCTCAAAGACTATTTCTGGGTGATCATCTTCGCCCTCTTCCTGCTCGGCTCTTCGTTCGTCGGCTTCCGGCCCGGCGCGGCGATCTACGCCAACTTCAGCCAGTTCCTCCTGGAGCTGATCTCTTTTCTCCCGCTGATGTTCCTGCTGGTCGGCCTGTTTGATGTTTGGATACCGAAAGAGCGGATCGAGCGGCATGTCGGGCAGAATAGCAGCTGGCTCGGTTCTTTCTGGGTCATCCTCCTGGCCACCCTGCAAGCCGGCCCTCTCTATGGCGCTTTTCCGGTCGCCTACATCTTGAGGAAAAAAGGGGCGAGCGTCCGGAACATCTTTATTTACCTTGGCGCCTTCAGTTGCCTGAAAATACCTCTTCTCTCGTTCGAGATCGGCTTTCTCGGGCTCAAGTTCTCCCTCCTCCGGACAGTGATCACCCTCCCTGTCTTTTTCGTCATCGGGATTTTAATGGAGAAGTATCTGGGGAAAGATTACCAGTTAAAGTCGGTCGAGCTATGA
- a CDS encoding DUF1622 domain-containing protein codes for MFEMLNYVVYGISALGAMVILWGIVLVLKDFLLDLFNDDLGPKRRMRQKLGSYLILGLEFFIAADIIRTITRPDWNDIGMLAAIVALRTVLSYFLGLELKESA; via the coding sequence ATGTTCGAAATGCTCAATTATGTTGTTTACGGGATAAGCGCTTTGGGGGCAATGGTGATCTTGTGGGGGATAGTGCTGGTCTTGAAGGACTTTCTGCTCGACTTGTTCAACGATGACCTGGGGCCCAAGCGCCGGATGCGCCAGAAACTCGGTTCCTACCTGATCCTAGGTCTCGAATTCTTTATCGCGGCGGATATAATTAGAACGATCACCCGGCCGGATTGGAACGACATCGGCATGCTGGCGGCGATCGTCGCCCTGCGGACCGTTTTAAGTTATTTCCTGGGGCTGGAGCTCAAGGAGAGCGCTTAA
- a CDS encoding permease: MLFLSYIVLLCLGLSFIVDKRKTYLGCQRGLAMFLNLLPTLLLVLALVSIFLYLFPKEVLASTLGAKSGWLGVLIAALLGSIALIPPFIAFPLGRILLDQGIPATTVAVFITTLVMVGILTLPLEIKFLGKKAALLRNFFSFVGALVIGLLVGILY, encoded by the coding sequence TTGTTATTTCTTTCCTACATAGTTTTGCTCTGTCTCGGTCTTTCCTTCATCGTCGACAAAAGAAAAACCTATCTCGGCTGTCAGCGCGGATTGGCAATGTTCTTGAACCTCCTCCCAACCCTCCTGCTGGTCCTGGCGCTGGTCAGCATTTTCCTCTATCTTTTCCCGAAAGAGGTTTTGGCTTCAACTCTCGGGGCCAAAAGCGGCTGGCTCGGCGTCCTGATCGCCGCCCTCCTCGGCTCGATCGCCCTGATCCCGCCGTTCATCGCCTTCCCGCTCGGCCGGATCCTCCTCGACCAGGGGATCCCGGCCACGACCGTCGCGGTCTTTATCACCACCCTGGTCATGGTCGGCATTTTGACCCTGCCGCTCGAGATCAAGTTCCTCGGCAAAAAAGCGGCCCTGCTGCGCAACTTTTTTAGCTTCGTTGGCGCCCTGGTGATCGGCCTGTTGGTGGGGATACTATATTGA
- a CDS encoding TolC family protein, translated as MRSFSIGIFVCLLILPAAALTWPQAKELAAKNNDQLAAAQKQLETASWQYRRAYSPFLPQLSASAALSESSSGTLGATSRSYSYGFSASQSLFQGFSNYYSLQAAFANYRYNEAALKNTTASVYYDLRGAFIDLLIARQTVVLQEQILKLRQDNEALIRLLYDSGKEDRGNHLQAKADVSDAAYNLRTAQRDLALVKLKLSQMLGATVDDPIGTTEATLAAKTDLDALTQTSPAYLMAKYQLEGAQADQRGTISEFLPSLSLSGSIRNSGNDWPPTTSSNSWSLNLSYSLFPGGSNIADALIAGSQLAKAAKDFSSSLKDLRYNLEAAYLELTNAVEAVGVRKELLQAAAERSKITRVKYINGLTNYDEWDRVENTYISAQRSLLNQQRAALLAEANYYKSYGGIIE; from the coding sequence ATGCGTTCATTTTCCATAGGTATTTTCGTTTGCCTGCTGATCTTGCCTGCGGCCGCGTTGACCTGGCCGCAAGCCAAAGAGTTGGCGGCGAAAAACAATGACCAGCTCGCCGCGGCGCAAAAACAATTAGAGACAGCCAGCTGGCAATACCGGCGGGCCTACTCCCCTTTCCTGCCGCAACTTTCGGCCTCGGCCGCTCTAAGCGAGAGCAGTTCCGGCACGCTCGGCGCCACCAGCCGCTCCTACTCTTACGGCTTCAGCGCCAGCCAATCCCTTTTCCAGGGCTTTAGCAACTATTATTCTCTCCAGGCGGCCTTCGCCAACTACCGCTACAATGAGGCCGCGTTGAAAAACACGACCGCCAGCGTTTATTATGACCTGCGCGGCGCTTTTATCGACTTGCTGATCGCCCGGCAGACCGTCGTCCTGCAGGAACAGATCCTGAAATTGCGCCAGGACAACGAAGCGTTGATCCGCCTCCTCTACGACAGCGGCAAGGAAGACCGGGGGAACCATTTGCAGGCCAAGGCCGACGTCTCCGACGCCGCTTATAATCTGCGCACCGCGCAGCGCGACCTCGCGCTGGTCAAGCTCAAGTTGAGCCAAATGCTCGGGGCCACGGTTGACGACCCGATCGGAACGACCGAAGCGACCCTGGCGGCCAAGACCGATCTGGACGCTTTAACGCAAACTTCTCCCGCTTATCTGATGGCCAAATATCAGCTGGAAGGAGCCCAAGCCGACCAGCGGGGAACGATCAGTGAATTCCTCCCTTCGCTCTCCCTAAGCGGAAGCATACGCAACAGTGGGAATGACTGGCCCCCCACGACCAGCTCCAACTCCTGGAGCTTGAACCTCTCCTATAGCCTCTTCCCCGGCGGGAGCAATATCGCCGACGCCTTGATCGCCGGCTCGCAGTTGGCCAAGGCGGCCAAAGATTTTTCCAGCAGCCTCAAAGATTTGCGCTACAACCTGGAAGCGGCCTATCTCGAACTGACCAACGCCGTGGAAGCGGTCGGGGTCAGGAAAGAGCTCCTCCAGGCGGCGGCAGAACGGTCAAAGATCACCCGGGTAAAATATATTAACGGCCTGACCAATTATGACGAATGGGACCGGGTCGAAAATACGTATATCAGCGCCCAGCGCTCTCTGCTCAACCAGCAAAGAGCGGCGCTCCTGGCGGAAGCGAATTACTATAAATCTTATGGAGGAATCATAGAATGA
- a CDS encoding universal stress protein → MPRKKRVLWKKALIATDLSANSNEVVACVAKEGPDFAQKANIVHVISVETAGGLDEAIEELHKPAMELQVDMLKNAGIEASYSFAYGIPSTEINRLISEDKYQFLVLGSHSKSLVEEMLLGSVADSLISNLSVPALLIKCQGGRQAACPLVFSGKILFPTDFSDNAKAAFETLADLAGNYNPTVTLYHVQNKDTIPADLGYKIEEFNLIDTDRLNKLKETLLKAGASSVKVKIETGHGKQAIIDEINNGHYDLVVMGTQGRGWIEEVFLGDIAHAVIRNSNTSLLLVPFRK, encoded by the coding sequence ATGCCAAGAAAGAAAAGAGTTCTCTGGAAAAAAGCGCTGATCGCCACTGATCTATCAGCTAACTCTAACGAGGTTGTAGCGTGTGTCGCCAAAGAAGGCCCGGACTTTGCCCAAAAGGCAAATATTGTGCATGTGATCTCGGTAGAAACTGCCGGGGGCCTTGATGAGGCGATCGAAGAATTGCACAAGCCGGCCATGGAACTCCAGGTCGATATGCTGAAGAACGCGGGAATAGAGGCCTCTTACTCGTTCGCCTATGGCATTCCTTCCACGGAGATCAACCGCCTGATCAGCGAGGATAAATATCAGTTCTTAGTTTTGGGCTCGCACAGCAAAAGCTTGGTTGAAGAAATGCTCTTGGGGAGCGTGGCCGACAGCCTGATCAGCAATCTTTCCGTACCCGCCTTGCTTATCAAATGCCAGGGAGGCCGGCAGGCCGCCTGCCCGCTCGTCTTTTCCGGCAAGATACTTTTCCCAACAGATTTTTCAGATAATGCCAAAGCCGCTTTTGAAACCTTAGCCGACCTGGCCGGCAATTATAACCCCACCGTGACCCTTTATCATGTCCAAAACAAAGATACTATACCCGCCGATCTTGGCTATAAAATAGAAGAGTTCAATCTTATTGATACCGACAGGTTAAACAAACTGAAAGAAACCTTGCTGAAGGCAGGGGCTAGCAGCGTGAAGGTCAAGATCGAAACGGGCCACGGGAAACAGGCAATTATTGATGAGATCAACAACGGCCATTACGATCTGGTCGTGATGGGAACGCAGGGCCGCGGCTGGATCGAGGAGGTCTTCCTCGGAGATATCGCGCATGCCGTGATCAGGAATTCAAATACTTCACTTTTGTTGGTCCCATTTAGAAAATAA